Genomic segment of Mycolicibacterium sarraceniae:
GCGGTCGCCGACTTCGGCGTCGGATTCCGATTCGGCCTTGATATAGGTGCCGATACCGCCGTTGAACCAGAGGTCCACCGGGGCTAACATGATCGCCTTCATCAGGGCGGGCGGCGTCATCTCGTCGGCATCGCCCTGCAGACCGAGCGCAGAACGCATCTGCGGGCTGATCGCAATCGCCTTCTGCTGGCGGCTGAACACGCCGCCGCCCTCGCTGATCAGTGCGGTGTCGTAGTCCTCCCAGCTGGAGCGCGGCAGGTCGAACAACCGGCGACGTTCGGCCCAGGACCGCTCGGCCACCGGGTTGGGATCGATGAAGATATGCCGGTGGTCGAAGGCCGCGATCAGCCGAATATGGTGCGACAGCAGCATTCCGTTGCCGAAGACGTCACCACTCATATCGCCGACGCCGACCACGGTGAAGTCCTCGGTCTGGGTGTCCACACCCATCTCGCGGAAGTGACGTTTGACGGACTCCCAGGCGCCCTTGGCGGTGATGCCCATCGCCTTGTGGTCGTAGCCCACCGAGCCGCCGGAGGCAAACGCGTCGCCGAGCCAGAAGCCGTAGGAGTTGGCGACGTCGTTGGCGATATCGGAGAAGGTGGCCGTGCCCTTGTCGGCGGCGACGACGAGGTAGGCGTCATCACCGTCGCGGCGGACCACCCCGGGCGGGGTAACCACATCGCCGGTGACCCGGTCGACATTGTCGGTGACGTCGAGCAGCCCGGCAATGAACAGCCGATAACAGGCCACACCCTCGTCACCGGGCTTCTTGACGACGAATCCACCCTTGGCGCCGACGGGCACGATGACCGCGTTCTTGACGGCTTGAGCCTTGACCAGGCCCAGGATCTCGGTGCGGAAATCCTCGCGACGGTCCGACCAGCGCAGCCCGCCGCGCGCGACGTGACCGAATCGCAGGTGCACACCCTCGACCCGCGGCGAGTACACGAAGATCTCGAATCTGGGTCTGGGCAGCGGTAACTCGTCGATGAGCTGCGGATTCAGCTTGAGCGACAGGATGTTCTGCGCGCGCGCCGAGTCTGGACTGGTGACGAAGTAGTTGGTGCGCAGCGTGGCCTGGATCATCGTGGCAAAGGCGCGCAGCACCCGGTCGGTGTCCAGGCTCACCAGCGCGTCGATATCGACGGCCACGGCGTCCGCCGCGGCGAGGGCATCCAGACCCTTGTCGGCCGAGTACGGATCGAACATCGCCTCGAAGAGGGCAACCAGTGAACGTGCGGTCCCGGGATTTCCGTTCAGCACCGACTCGATATGCGATTGGCTGTAGGGAAAACCCGCCTGCCGCAGGTACTTTGCGTAGGCGCGCAGCACCGCGACCTGGTGCCAGGTCAGCCCGGCCCGCAGCACCAGTTCGTTGAAACGGTCGATCTCGGCGCGGCCCTGCCAGATGGCGGTGACCGCGTCGGCGAACCGCTGGGCGGTGGCGTCCCACTCCTCCTGGGTGGCGGCGTCGGGCATCGACGCGTCCGGGCGGATCTTGAACTGGTAGATCCACACCTTCAGCCCGTCCGGGCGCACGACGGTGAACGGGCGCTCCTCGAGCACCAGCACACCCATGCACTGCAGCATCGGCAGCAGGTAACTCAGCGAAGCCGTGGACCCGCCGAGGTACCAGGTGAGGAAGGCCTCGTTGGCTTCGTCGCCGGCCTCGAACTGCAACTTGACCGAATCCGCTTGCAGCGCTTCGATAATGCCGATATCGGTGATCGCCTCGGTGGAGGTGACGGCCTGTTTGAACTCCTCGGGCAGCGCGTCGGCATAGTGCTCGGCGATCGCCAGGTCGATCTGGCCGGCGCGTGCCGATCCGATCAGCCGGTCGCCCCAGGTCCGCAACGCCTCGGTGAGCAGACCCTGGACGCGGGCGCGGTTGGCTTCACTGTCATCGATCGACTCGCGGCTGGAGCCGTCGGGCAGCCTGACGGTGAAATGTACAACCGCCCAGGGCGATTCACTGACCCGCGCGGTGTAGTCGATGCTCAGCCCGCCGAACTCGCGGACCAGGATGTCCTGCATACCCAGCCGGACCGCGGTGGTGTATCGGTCCCGGGGTAGGTACACCAGGCAGGACACGAAGTGACCGAGTTGGGCGGCGCGCAGGAACAACAGCGCACGGCGGCGCGAGCCTAGGTCGACGACTGTGGTCGCCATCTCGAGCAGCTGTTGGGCGGTTAGGGCGAACAGCTCTGGGCGCGGAATGGTCTGAACGATGTCGAGCATCAGCTGACCGGGGTGGCTGGGGTCGTTCTGCGATAGCGTCAACACCTCGCGAACCCGCCGCGAGATCAGCGGGATGTCAAGCACATTGGCGCTCATCGCCGTCGCCGTGAACAGCCCGACGAACCGGTGTTCCAGATCGGACCCGTCGGCGCGGCGCTCCCTGATCACCACGATGTACGGGTACGAGCCGTAACGCAGGAAGCTGGGCATCGTGGCTTGAGCGAGCACCAACAAGTCGCCCGGATGCGTGAGCTCGGGCAGCACCTCGGTGCGCAGCCGCGCCACCCCCAGCCGGGTGGACTCCACGACCGTGGATGTCCCGTTGCCGACGGTGCAGTCCTGGCAGCCCAGTAGCACGAAGTTGCCCATCAACAGCCACCGGAGCAGGTCGGCGACGTCCTCGCGGTCGGGGCCGGTGAAGCGGGTTCCCGAGTCGTTGTCGAGGTCGCGGGCCAGGTCGTGCAGCGCAGCACTGAGCGCCACCGAGTCCAGTGCCACCTGCCGCGCATCGGTCACCACCATCGGCAGCATCCGCTCGGCGTCAGCCAGCGCCTTGCGATCCACCGAGGGCGAGAGCTGAACGTGAATCCAGGACTCTTCGAAGCCCTGCGAATCCGAGCCGGCCGCATCGTCGGCCAACGGCCGGACGTCGAGCAGCTCGCCGCCTGCGCTGCGCCGCACCCGGAACACCGGGTTCATCAGAGCGACGTAGGCGACGCCCAAGCGGTGCAGCAGCACCGTGACCGAGTCCAGCAGCATGGTCGCCTGGTCGGTGACGATCTGCAGGGCGGGCCCGAAGCCCGCGGGATCGTCGCTGGGGTAGATCGCGACGAGGGTCTCCCCGACCACGCGGCTACGCGCCAGGCGCTCCTGTGCGGCGATCAGGCCCGGCGGAACCAGCCGGTCGGCGGCCGCGGTCACGGGCGTACCGGTATCGGTGGCGTCCGGGTCAGGAGCCCCGCCGTGCGGACCGCGATACGTGGCGAGGTAGGCCCCACCTATCGACTCGGTAGTTCTGGGATCAACCGTCATACCTGCCGCTCCTGATCAGCCTGCGAACCGGCGCTGGTCCGCAGCGCCAGATTAGTCGCGTGTGAGCCTGCGGTGGGTGACCCGGTGCGGGCGGGCCGCGTCGGCTCCCAGTCGCTCCAGCTTGTTTTCCTCGTAGGCGCCGAAGTTTCCTTCAAACCAGAACCACTTGGCCTCGTTATCGTCGTCGCCCTCCCACGCCAGGATGTGCGTGCACGTGCGGTCGAGGAACCAGCGATCGTGGCTGATCACCACGGCGCAACCCGGGAAGTTCTCCAAGGCGTTCTCCAACGAGGACAGCGTCTCGACGTCGAGGTCGTTGGTGGGCTCGTCGAGCAGGATCAGATTGCCGCCCTCTTTAAGGGTCAGCGCCAAGTTGAGCCGGTTGCGTTCACCACCGGAGAGCACCCCGGCCGGCTTCTGCTGGTCGGGTCCCTTGAACCCGAACGCGGACACATACGCCCGCGACGGGATCTCGTTCTGGCCGACCTCGATGTAGTCAAGCCCATCCGAAACGACTTGCCACACATTCTTTTTCGGATCGATACCGGCGCGGCTCTGGTCGACGTAGCTGAGCTTCACGGTGTCGCCGACTCGCACGCTGCCGCTATCGGCCTCCTCGAGCCCGACGATTGTCTTGAACAGCGTCGTCTTACCGACACCGTTGGGGCCGATCACGCCGACGATGCCGTTGCGGGGCAAGGTGAACGACAGGTCCTTGATTAGGATGCGACCGTCGAAGCCCTTGTCGAGGTGTTCGACCTCGACAACGACATTGCCCAGCCGCGGCGGAGCCGGGATCTGGATCTCCTCGAAGTCGAGCTTCCGAGTCTTCTCCGCTTCGGCGACCATCTCCTCATAGCGGCCGAGGCGGGCCTTGTTCTTGGCCTGCCGGGCCTTGGCGCCGGAGCGGACCCAGGCGAGTTCGTCCTTGAGGCGCCGCTGGAGTTTCTGATCTTTCTTGCCCTGCACCTCAAGGCGCTCGGCCTTCTTCTCCAGGTACGTCGAGTAGTTGCCCTCGTACGGGTAGGCGCGGCCGCGGTCGAGCTCCAGGATCCACTCCGCGACGTTGTCCAGGAAGTAGCGATCGTGGGTCACCGCCAGGATGGCGCCCTTGTACTCGGCGAGGTGCTGTTCGAGCCACTGCACGCTCTCGGCATCCAGGTGGTTGGTCGGCTCGTCGAGCAGCAGCAGGTCGGGCTTGGACAGCAGCAGCTTGCACAGCGCGACGCGACGCTTCTCACCTCCGGAGAGGTGGGTCACCGGCTCGTCGGGCGGCGGACAGCGCAGCGCGTCCATCGCCTGTTCCAGCTGGGAGTCGATGTCCCAAGCGTCGGCGGCGTCCAGTTCTTCCTGGAGCTTGCCCATCTCGTCCATGAGCTCGTCGGTGTAATCGGTGGCCATCAGCTCGGCCACCTCGTTGTACCTGTTGAGCTTCGCCTTGATCGCGACGCCGTCCTCGACGTTTTCGCGGACCGTCTTTGTCTCGTCCAGCTGCGGCTCCTGCATGAGGATGCCGACGGAGGCGCCGGGCGCCAGCAGGGCGTCACCGTTGTTGGCCTGGTCAAGCCCGGCCATGATCCGCAGGACGCTCGACTTGCCGGCACCGTTGGGGCCGACGACGCCGATCTTGGCTCCGGGCAGGAAGGCCAGCGTGACGTCGTCGAGGATGACCTTGTCGCCGTG
This window contains:
- a CDS encoding NAD-glutamate dehydrogenase translates to MTVDPRTTESIGGAYLATYRGPHGGAPDPDATDTGTPVTAAADRLVPPGLIAAQERLARSRVVGETLVAIYPSDDPAGFGPALQIVTDQATMLLDSVTVLLHRLGVAYVALMNPVFRVRRSAGGELLDVRPLADDAAGSDSQGFEESWIHVQLSPSVDRKALADAERMLPMVVTDARQVALDSVALSAALHDLARDLDNDSGTRFTGPDREDVADLLRWLLMGNFVLLGCQDCTVGNGTSTVVESTRLGVARLRTEVLPELTHPGDLLVLAQATMPSFLRYGSYPYIVVIRERRADGSDLEHRFVGLFTATAMSANVLDIPLISRRVREVLTLSQNDPSHPGQLMLDIVQTIPRPELFALTAQQLLEMATTVVDLGSRRRALLFLRAAQLGHFVSCLVYLPRDRYTTAVRLGMQDILVREFGGLSIDYTARVSESPWAVVHFTVRLPDGSSRESIDDSEANRARVQGLLTEALRTWGDRLIGSARAGQIDLAIAEHYADALPEEFKQAVTSTEAITDIGIIEALQADSVKLQFEAGDEANEAFLTWYLGGSTASLSYLLPMLQCMGVLVLEERPFTVVRPDGLKVWIYQFKIRPDASMPDAATQEEWDATAQRFADAVTAIWQGRAEIDRFNELVLRAGLTWHQVAVLRAYAKYLRQAGFPYSQSHIESVLNGNPGTARSLVALFEAMFDPYSADKGLDALAAADAVAVDIDALVSLDTDRVLRAFATMIQATLRTNYFVTSPDSARAQNILSLKLNPQLIDELPLPRPRFEIFVYSPRVEGVHLRFGHVARGGLRWSDRREDFRTEILGLVKAQAVKNAVIVPVGAKGGFVVKKPGDEGVACYRLFIAGLLDVTDNVDRVTGDVVTPPGVVRRDGDDAYLVVAADKGTATFSDIANDVANSYGFWLGDAFASGGSVGYDHKAMGITAKGAWESVKRHFREMGVDTQTEDFTVVGVGDMSGDVFGNGMLLSHHIRLIAAFDHRHIFIDPNPVAERSWAERRRLFDLPRSSWEDYDTALISEGGGVFSRQQKAIAISPQMRSALGLQGDADEMTPPALMKAIMLAPVDLWFNGGIGTYIKAESESDAEVGDRANDTIRVNGNQLRAKVIGEGGNLGVTSLGRVEFDLCGGRINTDAMDNSAGVDCSDHEVNIKILVDSLVTAGKVSVAERSDLLASMTDEVSRLVLTDNIDQNDLMGTSRANAASLLNVHARQIAELEARRGLNRELEALPSNKEIRRRQEAGIGLTSPELATLMAHVKLALKDEVLASDLPDQEVCASRLPRYFPSQLRDHFAAEIRTHQLRREITTTMLVNDVVDIGGISFAYRVAEDTGVGYVDAVRTFVAADAIFGIGQVWQRILEASRNNEMPVSVSDRMTLDLRRLLDRAARWLLNYRPQPLAVGAEINRFAAKVAELTPRMPDWLRGDDKAIVTKEAGEFAAHGARPDLAYTVASGLYQYSLLDVIDIADIIEREPAEVADTYFALMDHLGTDGLLTAVSGLARDDRWHSLARLAIRDDIYGSLRALCFDVLAVGEPDETGEQKITEWEHTNGSRVERARRILAEIYADDERDLATLSVAARQIRSMTRTSGTGSSG
- the ettA gene encoding energy-dependent translational throttle protein EttA, which produces MAEYIYTMRKVRKAHGDKVILDDVTLAFLPGAKIGVVGPNGAGKSSVLRIMAGLDQANNGDALLAPGASVGILMQEPQLDETKTVRENVEDGVAIKAKLNRYNEVAELMATDYTDELMDEMGKLQEELDAADAWDIDSQLEQAMDALRCPPPDEPVTHLSGGEKRRVALCKLLLSKPDLLLLDEPTNHLDAESVQWLEQHLAEYKGAILAVTHDRYFLDNVAEWILELDRGRAYPYEGNYSTYLEKKAERLEVQGKKDQKLQRRLKDELAWVRSGAKARQAKNKARLGRYEEMVAEAEKTRKLDFEEIQIPAPPRLGNVVVEVEHLDKGFDGRILIKDLSFTLPRNGIVGVIGPNGVGKTTLFKTIVGLEEADSGSVRVGDTVKLSYVDQSRAGIDPKKNVWQVVSDGLDYIEVGQNEIPSRAYVSAFGFKGPDQQKPAGVLSGGERNRLNLALTLKEGGNLILLDEPTNDLDVETLSSLENALENFPGCAVVISHDRWFLDRTCTHILAWEGDDDNEAKWFWFEGNFGAYEENKLERLGADAARPHRVTHRRLTRD